CGCTCTCATCCCGCTGCGAGCAGGCAGTCAGCACACGGGATGCGTCCAGCACCCGGTTCACACGGTAGATGCCAGCCTCCACGCCCACCCAGGGCAGCAGGTGCACCAGCCATCGGGGCGAGATAGTGGACAGCTGGGGGACAGTCTTGGTGGCATTGGCCAACTGACGGGCCGCGGCATCGCTCAGAGCCAATTGTTTCGCTTCTATTTCAGCCATTTCTTAACTCCTTGAATAATGACGTGTTGATTGAACGGGAAGCCTCTATCGCCGTGGCTCAGCACTCCATCAGAAACGCTCTCCCTGATTCCTTGCCCAAAAAAAAGCCGACGCCCCCTATCGAGTGCGCCGGCTTCCGGTCGTCCGGTCAGCTACAGGCCTAAGTTCGCAATAAAAGAATATCAATAGGTGTTTTTATATCAGACGATTATTTTCGAATGATTTAAGTCTTACCGGCTATATGGGGTCTGCGCGCTCAAAACGAGGGATGGAAATGAACATCGTAGTTGTAGCGTACGGAAAACTGGACGCGCGGATCGTTGGCCGCATCGCCGTTCTTGTTCTCCCGCCTCGCCCACATCATTTCGATGCCGGCCAGGAACTTCGGCATCGGCGCATAAAGCAGGTTGACCGAGGCATACCGGCCGATATGGAAGGCATCGGGATTCTGCCCCCCCGAATTGTCCTGCAGCGTCTCGCTGTAACCGATGGACGAACTCCAGCGCTCGCTCCAGTAATGGTCGTAGTAGCCCAGCACGCCGAGCAGCGGCATGACCTGACCGCGCAGCATCGCCTGGGGCGCCAGATCGACGCCGCCGTCCTCGACATAGGAGGCGATGCCCTGGCCGTAGGCCACCTGGCCGAGCAACTGGTCCTTGCCGAAAGTCTTGAAGGCACCGGAAAAATTGAAACCCCAGCCGACGAAATTCTGAGATGGATTGCCGTTGCGCCGCCCGGTCACCTGGTAGCCGACGGAACGCAGCACGCCGGCGGCCTGGGCATGCCCCCAATCCCGGTCGGTGCGGATCTGGCCGACCAGATCGGGCCACTGGGTCTTGCTCGCCACCGTCTTGGCGAGATCCGGGTCCACCGTCTGAGCCTTGCCGGAGTCGATGGCGGAGTTGGGCGACTCCAAGGACATCGCCGCTGACCAGCCGGCACCCAAGTCCGGCGTCCAGCGCAACTGGGGCTGGCGCTGAAAGATCATGCCGCCCGGCCCCCAGTAGTCGATGATGTTGGGCCAGACGTCGGTGTCCATGAACACGCTCCAGGTTTGCCCTGCCCCGAACTGGCCGAGTTCGCCCCAGGCATGGCGGAGTCGGAAAGCGGTTTGGCCGGCGTTGGCGCCGACTCCGAACAAATCGAATTCGAATTTGGTCTTGATGTCGCCCAGCGCGGTGGGAAATAGGGTGTTCATGCCGAAGCGCGATTGGCGGGCGCTGAACGTGGTCTGGCCGCTGGTGCCGCAGCCCGGATCGTTGCCTTGCGGGGGGCAGTTCACCGGGATCATCGAGGCGCGGGTGGTCGCCTGCCAGACGGGGTTCTCGCGGCCCGCGTCGTAGATGGAATCGGCTTCGATGAAGCCGTAGAGATCCACCGTAGTTTGCTTGGTGTAGGTAATCTCGCCCAAACGGCCCGGCTCGGGCTCGGTGCGGAACACGTCGCCGGGATGGGCCTGCTTTTCAGCCCGCTGCGTATCGGGCGCCGCCGCCACGGACCGCGCCCAGGCCGCCTGGCGCGGCGACATCTCCGGCGTGGGCTTGGGCGAGGCCGCCGGTTGAACCTGGGCCGCCAGCGTGGCGACCAGTTGTTCCATGGCCTTCATGCGCGCCTCCATCTCCCGGTTCGAGCGCTGCATCGCTTCGAGCTGCGCCTTGAGATCGGCCACGAATTCCGCGGGATACGCCGCTCCGCTCGAGGCCAGCATGGCGCCCGCCAATGCGGCGGCAGACAACCGCGGGAGGTTTCCGTAGCCTTCCGGGAAGGAGCACAAGGAAGTCGAGCGAAGCGAGCGAGTGCGACGCCCCCCGCGAAGCCGTAGGCCCGGATGTTTTGTCGGAGTCTGCGGCTTCATCGCGTGTGGAGCCAAAACATAGGGGATCCGACACGGCGTCGAGTCATACTGACCTGCTCCCCGATTTAGTCCGAAACGGACATAGAGTCTGTGGTTAAAAATGTGTCTGCAAACTGATCTGGCGTCAGGTAAGCCAACGAACTGTGGGGGCGTTGCTCATTGTATTCCCGACGCCACTCCTCAATGACTTGGCGAGCATGGCGCATCGAGACGAACCAATGCTCGTTCAGGCATTCATCCCGGAATTTGCCGTTGAAGCTTTCGATGTAGGCGTTCTGCTGTGGCTTACCTGGCTGGATGAAGCTCAAGCACAGTCCTTGGCTATCGGCCCATTCATCCAAAGCCTTGCCGGCAAACTCGGGGCCGTTGTCGACGGTGACTGATTTGGGCAATCCGCGGATCTCTGCCAGCCGTTGCAGCACACCGACTACACGTCTGCCAGGCAGCGAAGTATCGACTTCGATGGCCAAGCACTGCTTCGTGAAGTCATCGACGATATTCAGGCACCGCAGCCGCCGACCATCGGCCAAACCGTCCGAAACATAGTCCATAGACCAACTCTCGTTAGGCGCCGATGGCGCGACCTTGATTTGGCGCTCCACGCCGGCAATGCGCTTCCGCTTTCGTTTGCGGACCATCAGGCCGGCCTCGTGATACACGCGATAGGTGCGCTTTCGGTTGATTTCCCAACCCTCTCGGCAAAGTAGCACGTGCAGCCGGCGATACCCATAGCGCCGCTTCTGCGCTGCCAATTCGCACAGTCGTTCCTTGAGCTCCTGGTCTGCTGGCCGCTTAGCTTCGTAGCGATACAGCGACCGAGAAATACCGATCAGCCCACAAGCCCGCGTGACGCCCATCTGGTGCTTTGTCATCAGATGGGAGACCGCCGCCCTCTTGGCTTGTGGGCTTACCACTTTCGGCCTACAACCTCTTTCAACGCAGCATTGTCCAGCATCGCCTCCGCCAGCAGGCGCTTGAGCCGGGCATTCTCGGTCTCCAGTGCCTTGAGCCGCTGCGCATCCGACACTGTCAGGCCGCCGTATTTCGCTTTCCAGTTGTAGTACGTCGCCTCGCTGAGCCCGTGCTTGCGGCACAGCTCCGCTACTTTTAGGCCGGCTTCGGCTTCCTTCAGGATGCCAATGATCTGTTCTTCGGTGAAACGCTTCTTCATGCCGCCTCCTATCGAGGCAGACTCTACATCACGACCGGACTAATCTCGGGGAGCAGGTCAATACATGGTCGCCCCAGTATGACAAGCGTTTCGTACCGAAGTTGAGAAAGGGGAGAATGCAGCCATACATTTGGACTCGTGTGGAAGGGTGACCCTCGGTCCCGGATGGAATCTGCGGGTTGGGGCCTTATCACTGTGCCGCGCTGGATGCGCCATGACTCTAGCAGGTTCGCCCAACGCCGGTCTCGCCGGCTCGCCATCGGTTCGGATCACCTAAGCATTCATGTGGCGGGAAAGCCCTCCGTTAAACTCGGGTGGGTCCAATCGTCAAATGGAGAAACTTCAGGCGGTGGCCGCTTGCGGCACATCACTTGGCCGATAGTCCTGGTCGTGCGCCAAGAGCGCGAAGGCGATGCGGACGTTTTTGTGAGCCAAGGCCACCGCCGCGATGTTGGGTTGACGCCGATCGGCCAGCCGCGTCAGCCAGGCGGCGTTGACGTCCGCTCTCCGCTGAGCGGTGCGGAGAGCCGAACGCGCCCCATGAATCAGCAACGTTCGGAGATAGGTATCGCCACGCTTGCTGATGCCGAGGAGCCGGGTTTTGCCGCCGGTGGAAGACTGCTTCGGTACCAAGCCCAGCCAGGCCGCCAATTGCCGGCCGTTGGCGAATCCCCGGATGTCGCCGATCGAGGCTAACAGTGCGGTGGCGATGAGCGGACCGATGCCGGGAATCTGCGCCAGTCGGCGGGACACGGGGTTCGCGCCGTGGACCGCCTCGATGCGCTGGGTCAGGTCATCCACCTGGCGATTCAGTTCAGCGAGATGAGCCCCCAACGTGTGGAGGAGCTCCCGGAAGGCGCCGGGCAGATCGTTCTCGGCATCCTCCAGAATTTCAGGAAGACGCTGCTTCAAGGTGGCCAGTCCCTTCGGGACCACCAGGCCGAATCCGGCGAGAAGGCCGCGGATCTGGTTGGCCTGCGCGGTTCGTGCGGTGACGAAACCCTGGCGAGCGCGGTGCAGAGCCAACAGTGCCTGTTGCTCGGGCGCCTCGATGGAGACGACACACACGGAGGGCCGGGACACCGCCTCGCAGATGGCTTCCGCGTCGGCGGCATCGTGCTTGTTGGCTTTGACGTAAGGTTTCACGAATTGCGGCGCCATCAGCTTGACCGTGTGGCCCAAGACCGTCAGGCGCCGAGCCCAATCATGGGCGCCGCTGCAGGCCTCGATGCCGATGAGACACAGCGGGAGATTGGCGAAGAACGGCAGAACTTGATGACGCTTGAGCGCCTTACGGATCACGGGCTTGCCCCGGGTATCCACCGCATGGACCTGGATCACGTGCTTCGCGATGTCGAGACCTACAGTGGTGATGATGGGCGTGGTCATGGAATGCTCCTTATCAGTAGCGTGCAAGGGGAAGCCCCAAGGTGGCACGACGGTGCCGGTTAAGGAAGGGGCGACCATCCCATTATTGTGGGAGCCTTGGCGGAGTGCGTCGCGGAGAGACGGACGGAGCCGAGGCGGACGCCGGACGGCGCGGGCCACCGAAGGCAAAGGCGTCGCCACAATTTGCTCCCGAGGGTGACTGGGATGTCCCGTCGGGTTTCGCAAGAAATGGCGACCCTCAAGATGACCCAGAAAATGCCTGGGTTTCGAAACCCCAGCCGAAGACTTTCAGCGGGATATCCTCGACTCAAAATGCTCTGTCGCACTTCAAATTTGAAACCGCCCTCCTTCACAAGCGCAGATATCGTATCTTCCGGCATGCTGGAAGCCCTAAATCGGTCCAAAACCCCAGGTGTCCGATCGCATAAAGGCCGGCCGCCGGGTCGGTACCCGGCGACATACCAGCCCCCAATCAATACAACCGCATCTGAATGATCCCGAACAGGCTACCGGTGTATAGGGTGCCGTCCGGCGCCAGGCTCAGAGGCGCGTAGTGGTTGTTGTAAAGGAAATTATCGCTGGCGCCCCCGATTTGCACCGAGAACAGCGATTTATTCAAATCGTCCGGCGCCAGCCCAGTCAGATACCAATAGCCGTCGATACGCTTCTCGTACACATAGACGACGCCGCTGTGCGAATTGCCCTTCGACACGACCGAGGGTACGGATATCTTTTTATTGACATCGCCAAGCACCGCCCCCGCGGGCGTGACGTCGATACGGGCAAAGCCCGGAGCCGTGATCTTCCTGCCGGTCACGGATTTCGGCCCGGTATAACCCCAATTATTCTCGACGAATAGTGCCACTCCAGACTGGGTGGGATAGGCAATTATGCTGTTTTCGTCCGCGCTCTTGTTAGTAGCGAACGGCTGGACCTGGCTGAACAAACGCGGTTCCTGGCCGACATCGGTTTCGGCGCGATAGATGTTGACATTCATCGGCGTGGCGTTGTCGGCAATGGTGACATAGCGGCGGTCCCCGAGAGTGAATACCGTCGGCGTCGTCCCGGATCCCTGGCTGATCTGGCCCGGCTTTTGTTCCTTGCCACGATCGTAGCGCTCCGACCAGTCGATCACTATCGATCCGGCGCGGCGGCCAAACCGATACAGCTTGTGCGTGGACACGACGTAAACGCCGCTTCCTTCATGTGCGCCGTCCCCTTCATCGACCGCAATGGAATTCGCAATCTCCTGGTAGTTCCAGGCATCGGAAGCGACGCGCACCCCATCGCCTTCGGGATCGTTCAGATCGAAGACCTGGACGCTGTCGTCCGGATCGATGTAGCCGACGATGCCCTGGCTGCTGACCCACCAGATATTCCCGGACTTGTCCGGCATGGCCGAATATAGTTCGTCGCCCTTCGGCAGAAAGCGGTTCAGGTTGACATCCCGCGCCGCTACGAAGGTTCCCGTCCCCGATGGCGAGCCCAGAAGAGGCTGGTAAACGACCAGATGGCCGTCACCTTGGACCACCACCGGGCGGTCCAAATCGTCCAGGTAGAAATAGCCTCCCCCGCCGGCGTTGGTAAGGCTGGTGCTCGCGGACGGCAGCTCTTTCGTTGCGAGCAAATGCATTTCCGGATCGAAGGCCAGCAACTGCTTTTTGCCTTGCTGACCGGGCACCGGATATCCATAACAGACCGAATAGAGATTGCCGGCCGCGTCAAAAGTATGCGTAAGGCATTCGCCGAACGGCACGATCTTTTTCGAGTGGGTCACGGGATTCACCGACACCCCATTGGTGACCAATTTTACGTCCGCACCCACCGCGGCGTTCGGACCGGGAACGGTGTAATTGTCACTCTGGTAGGAATCGTTATGCATGTTGCTGCGGTTATTCGGCGCAAGCCCCGGGTTCTGCCAAGTGCCATCGGAAAACACCGGCGCCGCGGCGAGGCTCAGTACGCTGGATAACATTAAATTACGTGAGGCTTTCATATCACTCCTAACAATCAATAGAAAAAACATCCCTATGTGCCAGCCTTTGTCAGGCACCTGTATTCAATAGAAACGACACGCCAACCCTTCGACCGCCCCAAGACCACAACTTATTAAGGACCATCAAAGTAGTTTCACATGCACCCCTACTCCTTAAGGGGAAGGACGGGAAGAGCTGATATTGAATTACCTTATTAACTATCGATATACTCAAATAAAGCTCAAAATCATGTGACATCCTGCAGACCACGGGCGCAGCCAGTCTGAACGGGGATCGTTCGGTATACGATTGGGTTTAAAAAAGCGAGGCCAGGCTGGTTTTATGTATCCGAGAAACCGCCTCCACAGCATTCTGCGCAAGACGCATTCAGGTAATTTGTCTGGCGTTGAACGCTTCCGTATAGGCTTTCAAGCCACCGGCAAGCGAGGCGACGCTGGCGTAGCCCAGCCGTTGAAGTGCATCGGCGGCACGTGCGGACCGGAATCCTAGACTGCAATATAATAGAACTGGCGTTGACTTAAGAGGCGCAACAGCCTCGATGGACGATTCCAGCCGGTCGAGCCCGACGCGTATCGCGCCAGGGATCCTTCCAGCCGCGAACTCCTGTTCATCCCGTACGTCGATGATCAGCGCCCCCAAGTCGATCCAAACCCGTGCATCCTCCGGCGGAATTTCCTTGGCGATGCGGATGGTGGCTTCATCGGCGCGTTTCAAAATGTCCTGGACATGTGGCATGGCGTTCACTCCGTTTCGATTTGACCAACCCGGCGGCCCCCGCCGCCGGTCCAGATAAAAAGCCCGCCCGTGGGGCCGGGCAGGTACCCCAAGAGGATGATGGGTAACTTCAAGAATTCGGGTCCGCCCCGGGGAATCCCGGAGCGGCTTCGGGCGCAGACCTATTTGTGTGCCTGGAATGGATGGTCGACGCTGGACTTTTTCGCGACCACATCAGCAGCCTTGGGCTCGCCGGCTACGGCCCGCTTGATCGCCAGTCGGGTCGCTTCGTAGTTGAAATCCTGGATCTTGGCGTCGTCTTCCGCCAGCCAGTGGATGAACACCCCGACGGAGATGAAGATGTCGTCGGCTTCGTCGGCGGGGATCGTGCCGTCTTCCACCGAATCGGCAACGGCCAGTGCCACGCCGCGCTGAGCCGGCCCGAAGATCTGGACCGCCTGCTTGCCGTTCTTGATGGTGACTTTGTTGTAAAGGATGGTGTGCGGCTTCACCGCTAGGTTAGGGGCGACCACGGCCAACAGAGTGGTGAACCCGTCCTTGTTGTTGACCAGCGCGTTGGCGAACGCGGTTTCGGCGGCACTGCCGCGCGGCCCCAGAATCAGGTCGATATGGGCGATTTCGTTGCCCTCGCCCACCAGTGCTTCGCCCACCAGCAATTTGTTGATTTTCCCCACTTCGATTTCCTCTCTTGAAAAGAACGAAAAAAATTTGGTTATCAAAGACATGTTTGTGTTCTCCATGGAATTCCCGAGTCGGAAGTCGTCCGGCATCCCCCATTGACTCAGGATTCCGATGAAGCGCGCCGGCATCGATGCATGCGATCTTGATCGCACTGGGGTTTATTCAAGTCGCGTGCCATTCATTGATGAATTGATAACTATTGGAAATATGCAGTCCGCCCCGTCCGGGTGCTGGCGAAGAGACACCGTCTGCTGACCCGCTGCTGCCATGGCACCACCAGGTGGACCAGCGTTGCCGGCATCGAAGACCGAAACCCCTTCCTGTTGACGAAGAAACAGCTTCGTGCTGGCCATCTGTTGCAAGTAAGCCAGAGACTGGACTCCAAAGGCCCATACACCCCCGCAATCCCTGCACTTACGGCTCATCGGCCGTATGGCATGCATCCTGCGCGAGGCGATGGGAGGCGATCCGCCACCCTTGAACATCACCCATGACAGGAATTCGATAGATGAACGCTTTGAGCCTGGCTTTCGACACCCAACGTCTCGCCGAAAAATACGAGGAGCTGAGTAGCGACCGCCAATTCGTGCAAGGCAAACACTTGGCCGAGGAATTGAGCATCGCTGCAGGGGAGCATGTCCTGGACATCGGCTGCGGCACCGGCTCCCTGGCCGAGCATGTCGCGGACCTCGTCGGCCCGGCCGGTTCGGTGGTCGGCATCGATCCCCTGCCATTGCGCATCGAGATCGCCAGGCGCAAAGCCAGACCGAATCTCTCCTATTTCGTCGGCAACGCCTACGCCCTGGACGAATTTTCCGAAGAAAACTTCGACGCCGTGTACCTGAACGCCGTGTTCCACTGGCTCTCGGAAAAGGAGGAACCACTGCAGCAAATCCGCCGTGTGCTCAAGCCGGGCGGCCGGCTGGGGCTGACCACCGGCTCCAAGGAGCATCCCAACCGCCTCCAGCAAGTCCGGCGCGAAGTGCTGGCGCGGGAGCCGTACAACGTCTTTCCCGAATCGCGCTCCGGCTCACCGCATTGGGTAAGCGTCCCGGAGCTGGTCTGGCTGCTGGACCGCACCGGATTTTCCATCGAAAAGGTAGAAGTCCGGGACAACCTCATCAGCCACAGCGACGCCGACGCCGCCATTGACTTCTCGCAGGCGAGTTCCTTCGGCAACTTCCTGGGCCATCTTCCCGACGAGCTGCGGGAGGAGGCGCTCCGGGAAATCAAGCAGGAACTCCACGCCTATCTGACACCAGACGGCATACGGCTGGAAGGCCGCCGCATCATTGCCGTTGCAGTAAGAAAGTAATCCCGAACGCTCACATACAGGAGACGCCAATGGGACAGATCAAATCCAGCAACGCAGGCCATTCGAAATCCGACCGCAAACTCACCGGAAATGTGCTCGTACTCGGAGGCGGACCGGCCGGAACCTGGGCCGCCATCAGCGCAGTCCGGGAGGGCGCCAGCGTGATTCTGGCCGACAAGGGCTTTTGCGGCACCAGCGGCGCGACGGCGCCTTCCGGCACCGGCGTCTGGTACGTTCCGCCCGATCCGGAAGCGCGCCGTCAGGCCCGCGACAGCCGGGACGCCTTGGGCGGTTATCTGGCCGATCACCGCTGGGTGCACCGGGTGCTCGATCAGACTTACAGTGCAGTCAACGAACTGGGCGCCTGGGGGTATCCGTTCCCGAAAGATCCGCACGGCCGGCCCCAGCGCCGCAGCCTGCAAGGCCCCGAATACATGCGGCTGATGCGCAAGCAGGTCCAGCGCGCCGGCGTCCAAATTCTGGACCACAGCCCGGCGCTGGAACTGCTGGCCGACGCCGAAGGCCGGGTCGCGGGCGCCGCGGGCATCAACCGCCAGACCGGAGAACGCTGGACGGTGGAAGCCGGGGCCGTGGTCGTCGCCACCGGCGGCTGCGCCTTCCTCAGCAAGGCGCTGGGATGCAACGTGCTGACCGGCGACGGCTATCTGTTCGCCGCCGAGGCCGGCGCCGACCTCTCCGGCATGGAATTCTCCAATGCCTACGGCCTGGCCCCGGCGTTCTCCTCGGTCACCAAGGGCCTGTTCTACAACTGGGCCAATTTTTATTACGAGGACGGCACCGAAATCGAAGGGTCCGGCGCCCACCAGGGCCGCTCGGCCATCGCCCGGACCCTCTTGAGCCAGCCGGTTTACGCCCG
This portion of the Methylococcus mesophilus genome encodes:
- the fae gene encoding formaldehyde-activating enzyme, translated to MGKINKLLVGEALVGEGNEIAHIDLILGPRGSAAETAFANALVNNKDGFTTLLAVVAPNLAVKPHTILYNKVTIKNGKQAVQIFGPAQRGVALAVADSVEDGTIPADEADDIFISVGVFIHWLAEDDAKIQDFNYEATRLAIKRAVAGEPKAADVVAKKSSVDHPFQAHK
- a CDS encoding IS3 family transposase (programmed frameshift), which gives rise to MKKRFTEEQIIGILKEAEAGLKVAELCRKHGLSEATYYNWKAKYGGLTVSDAQRLKALETENARLKRLLAEAMLDNAALKEVVGRKLVSPQAKRAAVSHLMTKHQMGVTRACGLIGISRSLYRYEAKRPADQELKERLCELAAQKRRYGYRRLHVLLCREGWEINRKRTYRVYHEAGLMVRKRKRKRIAGVERQIKVAPSAPNESWSMDYVSDGLADGRRLRCLNIVDDFTKQCLAIEVDTSLPGRRVVGVLQRLAEIRGLPKSVTVDNGPEFAGKALDEWADSQGLCLSFIQPGKPQQNAYIESFNGKFRDECLNEHWFVSMRHARQVIEEWRREYNEQRPHSSLAYLTPDQFADTFLTTDSMSVSD
- a CDS encoding class I SAM-dependent methyltransferase; this encodes MNALSLAFDTQRLAEKYEELSSDRQFVQGKHLAEELSIAAGEHVLDIGCGTGSLAEHVADLVGPAGSVVGIDPLPLRIEIARRKARPNLSYFVGNAYALDEFSEENFDAVYLNAVFHWLSEKEEPLQQIRRVLKPGGRLGLTTGSKEHPNRLQQVRREVLAREPYNVFPESRSGSPHWVSVPELVWLLDRTGFSIEKVEVRDNLISHSDADAAIDFSQASSFGNFLGHLPDELREEALREIKQELHAYLTPDGIRLEGRRIIAVAVRK
- a CDS encoding IS110 family RNA-guided transposase, translated to MTTPIITTVGLDIAKHVIQVHAVDTRGKPVIRKALKRHQVLPFFANLPLCLIGIEACSGAHDWARRLTVLGHTVKLMAPQFVKPYVKANKHDAADAEAICEAVSRPSVCVVSIEAPEQQALLALHRARQGFVTARTAQANQIRGLLAGFGLVVPKGLATLKQRLPEILEDAENDLPGAFRELLHTLGAHLAELNRQVDDLTQRIEAVHGANPVSRRLAQIPGIGPLIATALLASIGDIRGFANGRQLAAWLGLVPKQSSTGGKTRLLGISKRGDTYLRTLLIHGARSALRTAQRRADVNAAWLTRLADRRQPNIAAVALAHKNVRIAFALLAHDQDYRPSDVPQAATA
- a CDS encoding DcaP family trimeric outer membrane transporter; protein product: MSAAALAGAMLASSGAAYPAEFVADLKAQLEAMQRSNREMEARMKAMEQLVATLAAQVQPAASPKPTPEMSPRQAAWARSVAAAPDTQRAEKQAHPGDVFRTEPEPGRLGEITYTKQTTVDLYGFIEADSIYDAGRENPVWQATTRASMIPVNCPPQGNDPGCGTSGQTTFSARQSRFGMNTLFPTALGDIKTKFEFDLFGVGANAGQTAFRLRHAWGELGQFGAGQTWSVFMDTDVWPNIIDYWGPGGMIFQRQPQLRWTPDLGAGWSAAMSLESPNSAIDSGKAQTVDPDLAKTVASKTQWPDLVGQIRTDRDWGHAQAAGVLRSVGYQVTGRRNGNPSQNFVGWGFNFSGAFKTFGKDQLLGQVAYGQGIASYVEDGGVDLAPQAMLRGQVMPLLGVLGYYDHYWSERWSSSIGYSETLQDNSGGQNPDAFHIGRYASVNLLYAPMPKFLAGIEMMWARRENKNGDAANDPRVQFSVRYNYDVHFHPSF
- a CDS encoding rhodanese-like domain-containing protein, with protein sequence MPHVQDILKRADEATIRIAKEIPPEDARVWIDLGALIIDVRDEQEFAAGRIPGAIRVGLDRLESSIEAVAPLKSTPVLLYCSLGFRSARAADALQRLGYASVASLAGGLKAYTEAFNARQIT
- a CDS encoding FAD-dependent oxidoreductase, translating into MGQIKSSNAGHSKSDRKLTGNVLVLGGGPAGTWAAISAVREGASVILADKGFCGTSGATAPSGTGVWYVPPDPEARRQARDSRDALGGYLADHRWVHRVLDQTYSAVNELGAWGYPFPKDPHGRPQRRSLQGPEYMRLMRKQVQRAGVQILDHSPALELLADAEGRVAGAAGINRQTGERWTVEAGAVVVATGGCAFLSKALGCNVLTGDGYLFAAEAGADLSGMEFSNAYGLAPAFSSVTKGLFYNWANFYYEDGTEIEGSGAHQGRSAIARTLLSQPVYARLDRATDDMRAWMRAAQPNFFLPFDRLGIDPFTQLFPVTLRLEGTVRGTGGIRIVDDQCATTVPGLYAAGDAATREPICGAFTGGGSHNAAWAISSGIWAGQGAARHARRHPGKQLRLVHLGEAGLQPQAAGLSGLTAPEAVAAVQAEVFPFEKNLFRTGPVLSESLRKLDGLWKNIRRGLAPADPLRAREAAAMAATARWMYASALARTESRGMHKREDYPERDPRLHHRLISSGLDRVQVRPEAVERAEEALAS